A genome region from Thermococcus onnurineus NA1 includes the following:
- a CDS encoding FKBP-type peptidyl-prolyl cis-trans isomerase, translated as MKVEVGDFVVFNYIGRFEDGEIFDTSYEDIAKENEIYVEEREYGPLGVNVGVGEIIPGLDEALIGMGIGEKKTITIPPEKGYGMPNPELIIEVPIADFSSVGIEPIEGMYVMTDSGIAKIAKVGSDNVTLDFNHPLAGKTLVFEVEIVDIQKVKESEASDLEV; from the coding sequence ATGAAAGTAGAAGTTGGAGATTTTGTGGTGTTCAACTACATCGGAAGATTTGAGGATGGAGAAATTTTTGACACGAGTTACGAGGATATCGCAAAGGAGAACGAGATATACGTGGAGGAGAGGGAATACGGGCCCCTCGGAGTTAACGTTGGCGTTGGTGAGATAATACCCGGTCTTGACGAGGCACTTATCGGAATGGGGATTGGTGAGAAGAAGACCATCACCATACCACCCGAAAAAGGCTACGGCATGCCAAACCCGGAACTAATCATTGAGGTACCCATAGCCGACTTCTCAAGCGTTGGCATAGAGCCCATCGAGGGTATGTACGTAATGACCGATTCAGGAATAGCCAAGATAGCAAAGGTTGGATCGGATAACGTTACCCTCGACTTCAACCACCCGCTCGCGGGCAAGACCCTTGTCTTTGAGGTCGAGATAGTGGACATACAAAAGGTTAAAGAATCAGAGGCCTCCGATCTGGAAGTTTGA
- a CDS encoding GTPase: MKQRKAWRVVREVIDEADIIVEVVDARDPIGTRNRKLERLVKEEGKPLLIVMNKADLVPKEWAEEYKRKSEIPVVFISARERKGTGILRREIKKLAKGLLDYQDKVKVALIGYPNVGKSTIINTLKGKKAVGTAPIPGYTKGKQLIRLSKKIWLLDSPGVVPIDDFDELVIKGGFPADKIEEPVKPALKLIGRILETRKEALTEKFGIEDFSSEEDILREIGKRKGIIRKGGEVDLEETARWLLREWQTGRFTLFGKEEEKGQEFVWDFEDVLDGIEKDLLLDPRRILWKYGEELREKLDNTKRVGIREIEGFTVGIATGFKKCDGGIKLLEKLTGKHALASECFGKKWKGVVVIME; this comes from the coding sequence ATGAAGCAGAGAAAAGCTTGGCGGGTTGTGAGAGAGGTAATTGACGAGGCCGATATCATCGTCGAGGTAGTTGACGCGCGAGACCCTATAGGAACGAGGAACAGAAAACTGGAGAGGCTCGTTAAGGAGGAGGGAAAGCCGCTCCTTATAGTCATGAACAAGGCTGACCTCGTGCCCAAGGAGTGGGCCGAGGAGTATAAGAGAAAGAGCGAGATTCCGGTCGTTTTTATCTCCGCCCGCGAGAGGAAGGGAACTGGAATTTTAAGGAGGGAAATCAAAAAGCTCGCAAAGGGCCTGCTGGACTATCAGGATAAAGTTAAGGTGGCCCTCATAGGCTATCCCAACGTCGGCAAGAGCACGATAATCAACACGCTGAAGGGCAAGAAGGCCGTAGGAACAGCCCCTATTCCAGGCTACACAAAGGGGAAGCAGCTCATAAGGCTGAGCAAAAAGATATGGCTTCTCGACAGTCCTGGAGTTGTTCCCATAGATGACTTCGACGAGCTAGTCATCAAAGGAGGTTTTCCTGCAGACAAGATAGAGGAGCCAGTTAAGCCGGCACTGAAGCTCATCGGCAGAATCCTGGAGACGAGAAAGGAGGCGCTAACGGAGAAGTTTGGCATTGAAGACTTTTCCAGCGAGGAAGATATCCTCAGGGAGATAGGAAAGCGAAAGGGCATAATCAGGAAGGGCGGTGAGGTTGACCTTGAGGAAACGGCTCGCTGGCTTCTCCGCGAGTGGCAGACCGGAAGGTTCACCCTCTTTGGAAAGGAGGAAGAGAAAGGCCAAGAGTTCGTCTGGGACTTCGAGGATGTTCTTGATGGCATCGAGAAGGATTTGCTCCTCGACCCAAGGAGGATACTCTGGAAATACGGCGAAGAGCTGAGGGAAAAGCTTGACAACACGAAGCGGGTTGGAATAAGGGAAATTGAGGGGTTCACCGTTGGCATCGCGACGGGCTTCAAGAAGTGCGACGGCGGAATAAAGCTCCTCGAAAAGCTCACCGGAAAGCACGCCCTTGCGAGTGAGTGCTTTGGGAAGAAGTGGAAGGGTGTCGTTGTGATAATGGAGTGA
- a CDS encoding type II secretion system F family protein has product MDIVKAFSDFLERLGGKTIEVTEKPIRRIPKGKSVQERLRALKELQKEIEKERTEAVDKEKEIEEILEWRKQEIQKPFSERLAETMLRYFRGPIESLTGFFKGLDQDLYRASILMPKDKYVALMLSVAIFSGIFGFLFSYLIYMPIDTSILIGILGFIGGFIYMRQYPKMMWKRRVVEVERAMPYALRHMASLLSAGVGISEAILSVARADYGVISEEFELILRDMRTGSSFEEALTKFDEKMSSENVSRVVKQILRAVKFGGNLSEVLYKMAEDFAFEYRMKLIEYVQRVNGIAFIYMFITIVMPTMFVVGILAGSVMAQSLIMPPETLAVILLFAFPALSFIIVNMIKKGEPR; this is encoded by the coding sequence GTGGACATCGTTAAAGCGTTCTCAGACTTTTTGGAGCGACTAGGTGGAAAGACCATTGAAGTAACTGAAAAGCCTATTAGAAGAATCCCAAAAGGTAAAAGCGTTCAGGAAAGGTTGAGGGCCCTTAAGGAGCTTCAAAAAGAGATTGAAAAGGAAAGGACAGAGGCAGTAGACAAGGAAAAAGAAATAGAAGAAATTCTCGAATGGAGAAAACAGGAGATCCAAAAACCATTCTCGGAGAGGCTCGCAGAAACAATGCTCCGCTATTTTAGAGGCCCAATAGAGTCGCTCACAGGCTTCTTTAAAGGCCTTGATCAGGATCTATACAGGGCCAGCATTTTGATGCCCAAGGATAAGTACGTTGCCCTCATGCTTAGTGTTGCAATATTCTCGGGTATTTTTGGGTTCCTCTTCTCATACCTCATTTACATGCCGATAGATACATCCATTTTAATTGGCATTCTTGGTTTCATTGGTGGCTTCATATACATGAGGCAGTATCCTAAAATGATGTGGAAACGCAGGGTCGTCGAGGTTGAGAGAGCGATGCCGTATGCGCTTAGACACATGGCATCACTCCTTAGTGCGGGAGTTGGTATATCCGAGGCAATACTATCAGTTGCACGTGCCGATTACGGTGTCATCTCTGAGGAGTTTGAGCTCATACTCAGAGACATGAGAACAGGTTCCTCCTTTGAAGAGGCTTTAACGAAGTTCGACGAGAAGATGAGTTCAGAAAATGTGAGCAGGGTTGTTAAACAGATCCTTAGAGCTGTGAAGTTTGGTGGAAACCTATCGGAAGTCCTCTACAAGATGGCAGAAGATTTCGCCTTTGAGTACAGGATGAAGCTGATAGAGTATGTTCAGAGGGTCAACGGTATAGCCTTCATTTACATGTTCATAACCATAGTCATGCCAACGATGTTCGTCGTCGGAATCCTAGCGGGGTCAGTAATGGCACAGTCGCTCATAATGCCGCCTGAGACCCTTGCAGTGATTTTGCTGTTTGCATTTCCGGCACTGTCGTTCATCATAGTCAATATGATTAAGAAGGGAGAGCCGAGGTGA
- a CDS encoding CpaF family protein, whose product MLDGKKKKKEGLSWIDEILNGEDDLLESMLRDEKKKEKEESLPFVDRKGGIDLDEILSKPSSEDTLNSRPTGADILGEILTKDTLEKKPTPVEKPKPKPPSTLQDILGSSASKEETTYAGRAEVLDAYGNVRILKVKGEPVPIYEIRLPKLTRDEEELFRRIKERAITELQIDPTAFPDPEERRRVFMNAIRKMIKEDAPHFSEGRIEILTEMIVQSMIGYGKLDPLVRDDNLEEIMVIGTKRPVYVWHRRFNMCKTNIIFPEDREILNIIERIAREVGRRIDQQSPLLDARLPDGSRVNATIPPISLDGPTITIRKFKKDPLTIIDLIKYGTMSTDIASLLWIFVDGLGVKPANVLVAGGTGSGKTTTLNAIGMFIPPSERVITIEDTAELQLPVEHWVRLETRPPNLEGKGEITMDDLVKNTLRMRPDRIIVGEVRGPEARTMFTAMNTGHDGCMGTIHANSARETIVRLESPPMNVPKIMIPALDIIIMQVRFHSRKKGTIRRITEIAEISGVEGENIQLNKLYKYDPAKDELVPTGVPSKTLNALAHHTGMSMAELELEKEKRKIILDWMVEQGIRGIEKVGYYIRQFYVDEEALFKKIEAESDVETSRQIRNLI is encoded by the coding sequence GTGTTGGATGGGAAGAAAAAGAAGAAGGAAGGCCTCTCATGGATAGATGAGATACTTAACGGAGAGGATGATCTCCTTGAGAGCATGCTTAGGGATGAAAAGAAAAAAGAAAAAGAGGAGTCGCTTCCTTTTGTGGATAGGAAAGGTGGAATTGATCTAGATGAAATCCTTAGTAAGCCTTCTTCCGAGGATACCCTGAATAGCAGACCAACTGGCGCTGATATCCTCGGGGAGATACTCACCAAGGATACCCTGGAGAAAAAACCCACACCTGTTGAAAAGCCAAAACCCAAGCCTCCTTCAACACTTCAGGACATACTTGGCTCATCCGCCAGTAAAGAGGAGACAACCTATGCCGGAAGGGCTGAGGTCCTCGATGCCTATGGCAACGTCCGTATTCTCAAGGTTAAGGGAGAGCCAGTTCCAATATATGAGATTCGTCTTCCCAAACTCACCCGCGATGAGGAGGAGCTTTTTAGGAGGATCAAGGAGAGGGCAATAACAGAGCTTCAGATCGATCCTACGGCATTTCCAGACCCCGAAGAGCGCCGGCGGGTGTTCATGAACGCCATCAGAAAGATGATAAAGGAGGATGCACCACACTTCTCGGAGGGTAGGATCGAGATACTCACTGAGATGATCGTCCAGTCAATGATAGGCTACGGTAAACTCGACCCGCTTGTCCGCGACGACAACCTTGAGGAGATTATGGTAATCGGAACCAAAAGACCCGTTTATGTCTGGCATCGGCGCTTTAATATGTGTAAGACTAACATAATTTTCCCCGAAGACAGGGAGATACTCAACATAATCGAGCGCATAGCTAGAGAGGTCGGCAGGAGGATAGACCAGCAAAGTCCTCTTCTCGATGCCCGTTTGCCTGATGGAAGCCGTGTGAACGCTACCATACCTCCGATAAGTCTTGATGGACCCACCATAACCATCCGTAAGTTTAAGAAAGATCCGCTCACGATTATAGACCTCATCAAGTACGGAACTATGAGCACTGACATAGCATCTCTGCTGTGGATATTCGTTGATGGTCTTGGAGTCAAGCCTGCCAACGTACTCGTCGCCGGTGGAACTGGCTCGGGTAAGACCACTACCCTGAACGCCATTGGAATGTTCATCCCCCCGAGCGAGCGTGTCATCACTATTGAGGATACTGCGGAACTCCAGCTTCCAGTTGAACACTGGGTGCGTCTTGAAACGAGGCCCCCTAACCTTGAAGGTAAGGGAGAAATAACCATGGATGATCTCGTTAAGAACACCCTGCGTATGCGTCCTGATAGAATCATCGTTGGTGAGGTCCGTGGCCCAGAGGCAAGAACAATGTTCACTGCAATGAACACGGGTCACGATGGCTGTATGGGCACAATCCATGCTAACTCTGCTAGGGAAACTATAGTCCGTCTCGAGAGTCCACCGATGAACGTCCCTAAGATAATGATTCCGGCCCTCGACATTATCATAATGCAGGTCAGGTTCCACAGCAGGAAGAAGGGAACCATCAGAAGGATAACAGAGATAGCAGAGATTTCGGGTGTAGAAGGGGAAAATATTCAGCTGAACAAGTTGTACAAGTATGATCCTGCCAAGGATGAGCTCGTTCCTACGGGTGTTCCGAGCAAGACCCTCAACGCACTCGCCCACCACACTGGAATGAGCATGGCAGAGCTGGAGTTGGAAAAAGAAAAGAGGAAAATAATCCTTGACTGGATGGTTGAACAGGGCATCAGGGGCATTGAGAAGGTTGGATACTACATAAGGCAGTTCTATGTTGATGAAGAGGCGTTATTCAAGAAGATTGAGGCTGAGAGCGACGTTGAAACCAGCAGGCAGATTAGGAATCTGATTTAA
- a CDS encoding type II secretion system F family protein, translating to MPRRLSSLSTRLIERLIPKMWLKRYEVFIYSAGINFLAVEYLVVSFLVGIIGALVVDLFLTKLYALAAFLALFLGMAFGYPYWKITKRIEEMEKMLPDAFFYLASSLRAGISFSEALEELTTAKFGALTEEFKKTVAEIKKGRSTVEALRAFAIRNRKSTVIYRSMMIIIEAIERGAPMSDILVFVGNDVREILRIKKERKASTGMQVMFFIVTSGFIGPLILGIVSQVMGAMSTGEITFPIDTIKTILLGFVVLQAIVSGLGIGVIREGKFSAGLKYSLLLVVMGVVIFQGASNFQIGGL from the coding sequence ATGCCCCGAAGACTGTCATCACTTTCAACACGACTTATTGAACGGCTTATTCCAAAGATGTGGTTAAAGCGCTATGAAGTTTTCATATACTCCGCTGGAATAAACTTTCTGGCTGTCGAGTATCTCGTTGTGTCTTTCCTTGTAGGGATAATTGGAGCCCTCGTGGTTGATTTGTTCCTTACTAAACTCTATGCACTCGCCGCGTTCTTGGCGCTGTTTCTTGGCATGGCCTTTGGCTATCCCTACTGGAAAATAACCAAGCGTATTGAGGAAATGGAGAAGATGCTTCCGGATGCATTTTTCTATCTGGCAAGCTCCCTCAGGGCGGGTATATCCTTCTCTGAGGCACTTGAAGAGCTCACTACGGCCAAGTTTGGTGCACTAACAGAGGAGTTCAAGAAAACTGTTGCCGAGATAAAGAAGGGCCGTTCAACTGTCGAAGCCCTCAGAGCGTTTGCCATAAGGAACAGGAAGTCTACTGTTATCTACAGATCCATGATGATTATCATTGAGGCCATTGAAAGGGGTGCCCCTATGAGTGATATCCTTGTCTTCGTTGGAAACGACGTCAGAGAAATACTCAGAATCAAAAAGGAGCGCAAGGCCTCAACAGGGATGCAGGTGATGTTTTTCATAGTCACGAGTGGATTCATAGGCCCCCTAATCCTTGGCATAGTCTCTCAGGTCATGGGAGCCATGAGCACTGGAGAAATTACATTCCCAATAGACACTATAAAAACAATACTTCTTGGCTTTGTCGTTCTACAGGCGATAGTCTCTGGCCTTGGAATTGGCGTTATAAGAGAAGGAAAGTTCTCAGCAGGCCTTAAATACAGCCTGCTGCTTGTGGTAATGGGCGTTGTAATATTCCAAGGAGCATCAAACTTCCAGATCGGAGGCCTCTGA
- the trm14 gene encoding tRNA (guanine(6)-N2)-methyltransferase, with amino-acid sequence MRLLLTTSQGIEDLAKAEVESLLSQLGVSFLVEEKPLDVEGRVLAEVGEAFYTDKKGRKRELSVATYLNERSRLLHRVIVEIASERFEGISEDESERALKRIEDFVASIPVEKYIKVSESFAVRSFRKGEHKITSVDIAKTVGKAIFDRLSRYATPKVNLDHPTVIFRAELIGDVFFLGIDTTGDSSLHKRPWRVYDHPAHLKASIANALIELAEPDGGSFIDPFCGSGTIPIELALGGYGGKIIGLEKYRKHLRGAEMNALAAGVYDRIDFILGDATRLSEYVESADFAVSNLPYGLKIGRKSMIPKLYMQFFAELAKVLEKRGVFITTEKRAIEKAIEDSGFKIIHHRLIGHGGLMVHTYVIE; translated from the coding sequence ATGAGACTGCTACTCACGACTTCTCAGGGAATCGAAGATTTAGCAAAGGCCGAGGTAGAGAGCCTTCTCAGCCAGCTTGGAGTTTCGTTTCTGGTGGAGGAAAAGCCGCTGGACGTAGAGGGTAGAGTCCTAGCCGAAGTAGGCGAGGCATTCTATACCGATAAGAAGGGCAGAAAGAGGGAGCTGAGCGTTGCGACGTATTTAAACGAACGCTCAAGACTCCTCCACAGAGTTATAGTTGAGATAGCGAGCGAGAGATTCGAGGGAATAAGTGAAGACGAATCAGAGAGGGCGTTGAAGAGAATAGAAGACTTCGTGGCTTCCATTCCAGTGGAAAAATACATCAAGGTCAGTGAGAGCTTCGCGGTTCGCTCCTTCAGGAAAGGAGAACACAAAATAACCAGTGTTGATATAGCAAAAACCGTCGGAAAGGCTATTTTTGACAGACTGAGTAGATATGCGACTCCAAAGGTTAACCTTGACCATCCAACGGTTATCTTCCGGGCGGAGCTGATTGGCGATGTATTCTTCCTCGGGATAGACACCACCGGCGATTCTTCCCTCCACAAGAGGCCTTGGAGAGTTTACGACCACCCAGCACACCTCAAGGCTAGCATAGCCAACGCGCTCATAGAGCTTGCAGAACCCGACGGCGGATCGTTCATCGACCCCTTCTGTGGAAGTGGAACAATTCCAATAGAGCTGGCTTTGGGAGGCTACGGAGGCAAAATAATTGGTCTTGAGAAGTACAGAAAGCACCTCCGTGGAGCCGAGATGAACGCCCTGGCCGCTGGAGTTTACGACAGGATAGACTTTATCCTCGGCGATGCGACGAGGCTGAGCGAATACGTTGAGAGCGCTGATTTCGCGGTGAGTAACTTGCCCTACGGCCTCAAAATCGGGAGGAAGAGCATGATACCAAAGCTCTACATGCAGTTCTTTGCTGAGCTGGCCAAAGTTCTTGAAAAACGCGGCGTTTTCATAACGACGGAGAAGAGGGCAATAGAGAAGGCTATAGAGGATAGCGGTTTCAAGATAATCCACCACAGGCTCATCGGACACGGTGGATTAATGGTTCACACATACGTTATCGAATAA
- a CDS encoding cell division protein produces MEMKKLIGNVILTIGLVGGAITAARIPPMWGGLAVSLGVMAVGIVLRRQGAKEELHRAAQSGTGGVKELERLLTESLARLEAIMDAPKDRVLSELTAVLEELEEFAEKAQPLRIEGLMTYGTIMTVFSRGERALNRAWSAFADGCEDEGRKYLRFGYEDLKETLKAIKSLRV; encoded by the coding sequence ATGGAAATGAAGAAGCTCATAGGCAACGTCATACTCACCATTGGTCTCGTTGGGGGAGCTATCACGGCCGCCAGGATACCGCCGATGTGGGGTGGCCTGGCGGTTTCGCTCGGCGTCATGGCCGTTGGCATAGTCCTGAGAAGGCAGGGTGCCAAAGAGGAGCTCCACAGAGCTGCCCAGAGCGGAACCGGCGGCGTCAAGGAGCTTGAAAGGCTCCTCACCGAGAGTCTCGCAAGGTTAGAGGCCATAATGGACGCCCCGAAGGATAGGGTTCTCAGTGAACTCACCGCCGTACTGGAGGAGCTCGAAGAGTTCGCAGAGAAGGCCCAGCCTCTCAGGATAGAGGGTCTCATGACCTATGGAACTATAATGACGGTCTTCAGCAGGGGCGAGAGGGCCCTTAACAGAGCCTGGAGCGCCTTCGCCGACGGCTGTGAGGATGAGGGAAGGAAGTATCTGCGCTTTGGTTATGAAGATCTGAAGGAGACCCTCAAGGCCATCAAGAGCCTGAGGGTCTGA
- a CDS encoding DUF515 domain-containing protein, with the protein MVVLNVSEDIEAKIRRLRELGKASVESDVPKMAKPPVKKPPKKPRSVGSIRERERRKRILTGAAILIVIILVISVGAYVYLQNRAAEQLSQAKAKKLAEVNQYFQGEIMNSTIGQQTKQELINEINSAQSVDEVNAIDVKAAYAKAWQEYQAYLAEQKRLEYERQLNQTKQEKIKSIEMEFQPLLSMPLPDDLKKKVIDSMKSLEDQIASATTIEEVNSITTSPYLLELWRDYYYYLIDTMPTQNVILQKGDSKRIVTKTEAKSILGGIMDYGELIQYRIYKVEFVDIALVLSRDKINGAFLVPGDKIMIFAKNATNAQFKEIVNEGYVQLVLLPTEVGAISVNEAQSQTSSSSSSSSTQYTEDHTTTYTPGDTSITNGQAISDIYTNTQTATQSASASYTYTVDLTEILKAIAAGKIQASEDVKEQLRAYGWEIVDLEKESGMLVLDPNTQFLVIVRVPSIFVPDILSNQQYLYIAKVAS; encoded by the coding sequence ATGGTGGTGCTCAACGTGTCCGAAGATATCGAGGCGAAGATTCGCCGTTTGAGGGAACTAGGTAAGGCCAGTGTGGAATCTGATGTTCCTAAAATGGCCAAACCCCCAGTCAAAAAACCCCCTAAAAAACCCCGTTCAGTGGGGAGCATTAGGGAAAGGGAGAGACGAAAGAGAATTCTTACTGGTGCTGCGATTCTCATCGTTATCATTCTTGTAATCTCTGTTGGAGCATATGTCTATCTTCAAAATCGTGCGGCAGAGCAGCTATCGCAGGCTAAGGCCAAAAAGCTGGCCGAGGTAAACCAGTACTTCCAAGGAGAGATAATGAACAGTACCATTGGTCAGCAGACTAAGCAAGAGCTCATAAACGAGATTAACTCTGCTCAGTCCGTTGATGAAGTCAACGCAATAGACGTTAAGGCCGCCTATGCAAAGGCTTGGCAGGAATATCAGGCATACCTCGCGGAGCAGAAGCGTCTCGAATACGAGAGGCAGCTTAACCAGACCAAACAGGAAAAGATAAAGAGTATAGAGATGGAGTTCCAGCCGCTTCTCTCGATGCCTCTGCCTGACGACCTCAAAAAGAAGGTTATTGACTCTATGAAGAGTCTCGAAGATCAGATTGCGAGCGCAACCACGATAGAGGAGGTCAACTCTATCACAACCTCACCGTACCTTCTCGAGCTCTGGAGGGATTATTACTACTACCTAATCGATACCATGCCAACTCAAAACGTTATACTGCAGAAGGGTGACTCTAAGAGAATCGTCACAAAGACTGAGGCTAAGTCCATCCTTGGGGGAATAATGGATTACGGGGAGCTCATCCAGTACAGGATTTACAAGGTTGAGTTCGTTGACATTGCCCTTGTTCTCTCGAGGGACAAGATAAACGGTGCCTTCCTTGTTCCGGGAGATAAGATAATGATATTCGCCAAGAACGCCACCAACGCCCAGTTCAAGGAGATAGTGAACGAGGGCTACGTCCAGCTCGTCCTCCTACCGACTGAGGTCGGAGCCATATCGGTCAACGAGGCCCAGAGCCAGACCAGCTCTTCAAGCAGCTCCTCTTCAACCCAGTACACCGAGGATCACACGACCACATACACGCCGGGAGACACTTCAATAACCAACGGTCAGGCCATCAGCGATATCTACACGAACACTCAGACGGCCACCCAGAGCGCCTCGGCGAGCTACACCTACACCGTCGACCTCACTGAGATACTCAAGGCGATAGCAGCTGGAAAGATACAGGCCAGCGAGGATGTTAAAGAGCAGCTCAGGGCATATGGATGGGAGATAGTCGACCTGGAGAAGGAGTCGGGCATGCTCGTGCTCGATCCGAACACCCAGTTCCTCGTCATCGTTAGAGTTCCGTCAATCTTCGTACCAGACATACTCTCCAACCAGCAGTACCTCTACATAGCGAAGGTCGCGAGCTGA
- a CDS encoding OPT family oligopeptide transporter: protein MGGEKGTYREVTPAAIILGVIWGAFMAASFTYAGMIMGFTSGGSAIAAIVGWGILRGLLKKGTIVENNIVQTIASAVNISVSGVIFTIPALYIMGLNEEINMPYFFIATAAGAILGITFIIPLRKQMIEIDRLRFPTGTAVATVLKTPGSGIEKARLLFLGMIVSAGVYLVQQFPILGLPEIIPEYVDLGSVLHLPSWINLTIALSLMVFGMGLITGRNGLIVLAGGVLSYYIITPLVKALGWLPSDVTDGAISSFVYANMTRPLGIGMLLGGSIAGLILSLPVIVVAIKSIAGASKLGSRARNEELPISYLYAGIVLAFLLLLVTTYQLGDLGLGRSLLTALVGVAWIFIASLLVAMSTGMTDWSPVSGLSLVSVMILLYLTNKNVPLTILLGATVGVAISGAADMMQDLKTGHLVGGIPSKQQKVELLTAWIGPIIALTVVGLIWKAYGIGNEMVPAPQAMALKSMVEAILGGNVPVDKFIAGGILGFALSMSGIPGLGVLVGLSMYLPMLYIIPYGIGCIVHEVAKRKKGHEFITEKVLPVAAGLMVGEAAMTLLFAVLTVLGVLHP, encoded by the coding sequence ATGGGTGGAGAAAAGGGAACCTATCGCGAAGTCACGCCCGCTGCGATAATACTCGGTGTGATCTGGGGCGCCTTCATGGCTGCGAGCTTCACCTACGCCGGAATGATTATGGGATTCACCTCCGGCGGCTCTGCAATAGCCGCTATAGTCGGCTGGGGAATCCTTAGGGGACTGCTCAAGAAGGGAACCATCGTTGAGAACAACATCGTCCAGACAATAGCCTCTGCAGTCAACATCTCGGTCTCCGGAGTCATATTCACCATACCGGCGCTCTATATAATGGGTCTCAACGAGGAAATCAACATGCCATACTTCTTCATCGCGACGGCTGCTGGAGCCATACTGGGAATCACCTTCATAATCCCCCTGAGGAAGCAGATGATCGAGATAGACCGCCTTAGGTTCCCGACGGGAACTGCAGTCGCTACCGTTCTCAAGACCCCAGGAAGCGGAATCGAGAAGGCCAGATTGCTCTTCCTTGGAATGATAGTCAGTGCCGGAGTCTATCTCGTCCAGCAGTTCCCCATCCTCGGCCTTCCGGAGATAATCCCGGAGTACGTTGACCTCGGCTCTGTCCTCCACCTGCCCTCTTGGATCAACCTCACGATAGCGCTCTCTCTCATGGTCTTCGGAATGGGACTCATAACCGGAAGGAACGGTCTCATAGTCCTTGCCGGTGGAGTGCTCTCGTACTACATCATAACCCCACTCGTCAAGGCCCTTGGATGGCTTCCGAGTGATGTCACCGACGGTGCGATAAGCTCCTTCGTCTACGCCAACATGACAAGGCCCCTCGGTATCGGAATGCTCCTTGGAGGCTCCATAGCTGGTCTCATACTCTCGCTTCCAGTCATAGTCGTTGCCATCAAGAGCATTGCGGGAGCCAGCAAGCTGGGCTCAAGGGCTAGGAACGAGGAGCTGCCGATAAGCTACCTCTACGCTGGAATCGTCCTGGCGTTCCTCCTCCTGCTGGTGACGACCTACCAGCTTGGAGACCTCGGCCTGGGCAGGAGCCTGCTCACGGCACTCGTCGGCGTCGCGTGGATTTTCATCGCCTCGCTCCTCGTTGCAATGTCCACTGGAATGACCGACTGGAGCCCAGTCTCGGGTCTCTCACTCGTCTCGGTCATGATACTCCTCTACCTGACTAACAAGAACGTCCCGCTCACCATACTCCTTGGCGCCACCGTCGGAGTCGCTATCTCTGGAGCGGCCGATATGATGCAGGACCTCAAAACGGGCCACCTCGTCGGAGGCATTCCATCAAAGCAGCAGAAGGTCGAGCTCCTCACAGCCTGGATAGGACCGATAATAGCCCTGACCGTCGTCGGTCTCATCTGGAAGGCCTACGGAATAGGAAACGAGATGGTTCCGGCGCCGCAGGCAATGGCCCTCAAGTCGATGGTCGAGGCTATCCTCGGAGGAAACGTCCCGGTAGACAAGTTCATCGCCGGTGGAATCCTCGGCTTCGCCCTCTCGATGAGCGGCATTCCAGGACTTGGAGTTCTCGTTGGACTCTCAATGTACCTGCCGATGCTCTACATCATCCCCTACGGAATCGGCTGTATAGTCCACGAGGTCGCCAAGAGGAAGAAGGGACACGAGTTCATTACGGAGAAGGTCCTCCCGGTTGCAGCAGGTCTGATGGTGGGAGAGGCCGCGATGACCCTCCTGTTCGCGGTCCTCACCGTGCTGGGAGTCCTTCACCCATGA
- a CDS encoding TIGR04076 family protein, whose product MERLEIRVVEIRGKCPVFRSGDKIVIDGPTINLKETDALCTHALASLLPYIVALRKGIKPKELGLGRGEKAYVQCLDPGPPYTDGGTVIFEITVVRDEAEKSLAGCERGN is encoded by the coding sequence ATGGAGCGGTTAGAGATTCGAGTAGTGGAAATTCGGGGGAAATGTCCCGTTTTTCGTTCCGGGGACAAAATTGTGATTGACGGCCCAACCATCAACCTAAAGGAGACAGACGCACTGTGCACCCATGCTCTTGCCTCGCTACTGCCGTACATAGTTGCACTGCGAAAGGGTATTAAGCCAAAAGAACTTGGGCTTGGTAGGGGAGAGAAAGCCTACGTGCAGTGCCTTGATCCTGGACCGCCCTACACAGACGGAGGGACGGTAATCTTTGAGATAACGGTGGTGCGAGATGAAGCAGAGAAAAGCTTGGCGGGTTGTGAGAGAGGTAATTGA